ACAGTGGGCATATTGTTCATCACAGCACTTAAGAAAGCTGAAATAAACCCTGTTCCGATAATGGCGATCGTGTCGCCTCTGGTATTTAAATCTTTGAGGATGATGGTCAAATGCTCGGTCAATCCTGCATTTTTAAGCCCGTACACCACGATGTAAAGCCCGATGCTAAACCAGACCACTTGCCACGGCGCCGAGGTGATGATACGCCTAGGATGCACCACTTTAAACGCATTGGCAATGAGTAAAAAGAGCAGTGCTCCACCCAAAGCAAAGACCGAAATAGGCAGATGGTACGCATCGCCCACAAAATAGCTTCCCAAAAGCAGTGCTAAAAAGAGCCATGAGAGATAAAACAGTGGTTTGCTTTTAAGAACCTCATCGGGATGTTTCAGCAAGGAGAGATCCACACGTGCGACAATATCTTTGCGCAAAAAGAGCCATAAAAACACGATAGAGATGAGCGTGCTCGCCACATAAGGCACAAACATCACGCTTAAATACTCTGCAAAACCGATGTGAAAGTAGTTGGCGGTGACGATGTTCGTGAGGTTTGAAAAGACAAACGGAAGTGAAGCCGAATCGCTGATAAACCCACCCGCGAGCAAAAAGGCGATAATCGCTTTCGCTCCCAGCTTTAAAATGCGCATCTGTGCGAGCAAAATAGGTGTTAAGATCAGCGCGGCACCGTCATTAGCAAAGAGTGCCGAGATGAACGAGCCTAAGAGAATAGAATAGACAAACATCAGATGACCATTGCCACCCGAGAGTTTTGCCATCTGTATCGCACACCACTCAAAAAAGCCGATCTCATCAAGTACCATGGAGAGGATAATAATCCCAATAAACGCCAAAGTAGCATCCCAAACGATGCTGGTGACCACAAGCACATCCGCAAAACTCACAACACCCACCACCAAGGCAATCACAGCGCCTAAAACAGCGGTCGTGCCGATTTGCAAACCTTTGGGTTGCCAGATGACAAACACCAAGGTCGTTAAAAATAAAAGCGAGGCTAAAATCATGAAATACCTTCGTCATTAAATCATTGCGACGAGTGTAACACAATGTCTCTTTAATATCAAGATATATTGATGTTAAAGAGATGAATCATTCCAGAGCAAAAACGCATTTTAAATGATGCGTTTAGTAGTGCGTTTCAGCCATCTCAATAAACGCTAAAACCGCTGCTTTAATCTCTTCTTTGACCACTCTGGTTTGCGCTAAATTCTCTTCATACGTTCCCATAAACTGACTAGGGTCTTTAAAACTCCAATGAATACGACTTGTTTGACCTGGGAAAATAGGACATCGTTCGCTATTGCCCTCATCGCACACGGTGACGACATAATGAAATAATTTTCCATTTTTAAACAAATCAAACACCGATTGCGTTTGCTTGTTTGCGATATCAATCCCCTCTTCTTTAAGTATTTCAACCGCGAGAGGGTTTACAATGCCAGGCTCCAACCCTGCACTTTGAGCGTTAAATTTCTCTCCGCCGTATTTTCTAAGAAGCTCCTCCGCCATTTGACTGCGCGCACTGTTGTGAATACATACAAATAAAACCTTGATCATCATCTCTCCTTTTCCTTTTGCAAGTGCGCAAAGCTTACATAAGAAAATATACAAAATGGTTACAACGCTTTGCCTGTGTAAAAATGTGACCTAAAAATGACGAAAAAAAGTTAAAACTCATTTTACATGTAAACAAAAGTAATACAGCCTACACATAATTACGCACTCTTTGCTTACATGTAAACATAAAAAGCGTTTTAACATAACAAATATTTATAGTTTAACTTTTGATTTTTAGATTTTATTTATCTAAAACGCTCTAATCTAAGAAGGACAACATCCCGTAAGGAGAAACATATGGAGATCGTAGAAGTACAACAAACGAGACGAGAATTTTTTAAATTCTCAGCTTTGGGACTTGGCGCAGTTGTGGCTACCCCAGCACTCATTGCAGGTGATGCACACCCTTCAATGTCTGTGTATGGTGGTTACACAAAAAATAGAGTTGGCTCCTTAGCGCAACTCAAAAAAGCGGGAGAACTTGATTTTTCCTACCCTGATGAGAGTGCATTGTGTAAAGCTGTGTATGTCAATAATGAGGTCAAAGCCTACAGCATTATCTGCACCCATAAAGGCTGTCCAACGATCTACAACAAACAAAAAGCGATGTTTGAGTGCCCCTGTCATTTCACCAAATATGACGCAAAAAATAACGGACAAATGGTTATTGGTCAGGCAACAGGAGCCCTTCCGCGTGTCCTTTTAGAGATCAGTGGCGATGACATCTTTGCTATTGGCGTCGATGGCCTTATTTTTGGCCGTATTAACAACACTGTAGGTTAAGGAGAACACCATGGCACTTACGTTAAACGATAGATTACCTATTCCTCATAAAAATGCGGAAGTCAAAAATGTTACCTGTGAATTTTGCATCGTAGGATGTGGCTACAAATCTTATAAATGGCCTCTTGGAACCGAAGGAACATACAAAGACAATGCCCTTGGCATCGATCTTTCACAACAGCAACCCACCTATGGTGACTGGTGCAGTGAACGAATGTTCAATACGATTACAGATCGTGATGGTAAAAAATACAACCTGATGGTCATCCCCGATAAAACGTGCGTCGTCAACGTCGGTCAAAACTCTGTGCGTGGCGGTATGATGGGGGTTTCAACCTTCAATGTAGCCAGCGCAACCAGAGACAGACTCAAAGAGCCTCAAGTTTTTCGAGGTGGTATGCTGATGGAAAGCTCGTGGGAAGAAGCAACAACCATCATCGCAAAAGTGTATAAAAAAATCATCGATAACGATGGCGCGGATGAAATCTCGCATAAAACCTTTGACCACGGTGGCGGTGGCGGTGGCTTTGAAAACACATGGGGTACTGGCAAGCTCTTTCACTCCGCCATTGGCACCACATCGGCTTCGATTCACAACCGTCCTGCGTACAACTCTGAAGTGCATTCAAGCCGTGAAATGGGCGTGGGTGAGCTTAACAGCAGTTATTATGACACGAGTATCTCCGATACGATGCTTGTCATTGGGTGCAATCCTTATGAGTGTCAAACGAACCTTTTCAACATTCACATGCAAGCCAATCTTGATGGCAGTACGCTTGAAGATAAAAAGAGAGAGTATGACAAAGGCGAGAGTCTGGGCAAAGGGAAAATCATCTTTATTGACCCTAGACGCACGGCGTCCATTACGAACTCGATTGCAATTGCAGGCAAAGAGAACGTACTTCATCTTCAGATCAAACCCGCTCAAGATATTACGCTCATGAACGCACTGGTGAGTTACATCATCGAGCAAGGTTGGGAAGCTAAAGAGTTCATCAAAAACCATACCGAAAACTTTGATGCGATGTACAAGGTCAATAAAGTCTCACTCGAATATGCCTCTTCAATTACGAACATTAGCGTCGCTGACATCAAAAAAGCGGCGGAATGGATCGCTAAACCCAAACCAAGCGGTCACCGTCCTCGCAATGCAATTTACTATGAAAAAGGCATCATCTGGGGAATTAAGAATTACGAAAATGTTGCTTCCATCGTCAATTTAGCACTTCTTACGCACAGTGTGGGTCGTGTAGGAACGGGGGTCTGTCGCGCAGGTGGTCACCAAGAAGGCTACACGAGACCAGAGTATCATGGACCAAGCCGACAAAATCTTGCGGTCATTGATACCGACATTATCCAAGGCAAATACCTTGTCTATTCAATCTGGGGAACCAACCCTTTTGGTCAGTCTATCGCGACACAACGCCTGAGAAATGCGGTAAATAAGCGCAGCCAAATCGTCAAAGATGCGATCAACGGGTACCATGGAAACAACCTTGATGAACTCTGCGATATTATCTACAACGCATGTAAATCAGGCGGTCTTTTTGTCGTCGATATCGACATCTACCCAACGCAATCGAGTGAGCGAGCCCACATTGTATTACCAGCGGCGACAACGATGGAGATGAACCTTACGTCCATGAGTGGTGAACGACGAATGCGTCTGTCTGAAAAAGTGATGGACGCACCAGGAACGGCTAAACCAGACTGTCTCATCGCAGCGGACATCGCCAATGCGCTTAAGGCAGAGTATCTTAAAGCTGGCAATAAAGAGATGGCAAAACGCTTTGAAGGCTTTGAGTGGAAAAATGAAGAAGATTCCTTCAAAGATGGTTTTGCAGGTCAAGGTTCAAAAATGGCAAGTCAAGGAGGTCCAACCGGAACGCTTGCTACGTATAAACTTCTGCGCGATGCGGGAAATAACGGCGTTCAACTCCCTATCGTCAAAGTGGACAATGGCAAACTTCTTGGCACACGCCTTCACTACACCGATGGTAAATTTGGTACGAAATCAGGTCGCGCAACGTTCTTACCAACACCACAACCTGCCATGCCAAAACAGGTCGCAAAACAGGTTAAACGGTACAAATACTGGGTCAATACCGGTCGTATCAACGAAGTCTGGCAGTCAAACTACCACACAGGTCGCCTTGAATTTACCGCCAAACGCTGGCCGATGGCGCCGCTTGAAGTCCATCCAAGTGATGCAAAAGAGCTTGGCATTACCAGTGGCGATATCGTTCAGCTAAATAACGACTATGGCTCCACACGCGCAATCGCGATTGTCACCGATGCGGTACGAAAAGGTGAAGTATTTGGTGCTTTTGGTTTCCAAAACTCCATCATTAACGATCTGTGTACCGATTATGTCGATCCCGATACTAAAATTCCTTTCTACAAAGGAACAGCGGCCAATATCGTCAAAGTAGGACGAAGTGAGGGGCTTATCAAAGATATGACTTTCTTGGAACGCGCTTAAAAGCTCTACGGAGTAGCTTAGGCTACTCCGTAATTTAAAAATACCAATACAGCTTTGTCCATAGTGTATCTTGGACCAGTTTTGAGCCATATTCTGAGCCTATTTGACCATCGTTCATATTGTACGAAATATCCAAGAGCATATTGTTTTTGAAGCTATAGGTCGCGCCAAAAGAGTTTTGCATCGACTTATCTTCAAGGTTGTAGATATTTTTATAGTACAGAGACCCATACAGCCAATCAAAGGGCTCTTTTTGTGAAAACTTGTTCATGAAATACTGATGGTCGTAAAAAGGTTCTGATTTACTGCTCTGATTTTTTTGGTAAAAATACTCGCTGGTAATACTGAGTTCAAACTCGGTTAAATACTTCAAACCCACCAAATAAGCATAATCATCCGCGCCCAGTGTTTTAGCAAACTCTCCATGCACTTCAATGTTCGTTTGAAGATTTTTAGAAAAATCTAGCCCTATTTTATCGCTCTGCTCGCTTCGATGATAATAGATAAGATCAATATCTGTATCATACGCCAGAAAATAGGCTTTAAACCCTACATTATTTTCCTTTTTTTGGCTAAAATCACTGTTCATATGGTCATTGCTTTGCATCACAATGAGATCAAATGAGACATTTCTCACATCCCCATCGTAGCTTTTATTGTACCGATAATTCGCCATCACATACCCCTCGCGCGACGCATCAGGGTCGTTTGGGTCTTTTTTGCGATCAAAAAATGCGATGGGGTTGACGAAGTAACCTTTACCCCATTTAGGCGCTTTTTTGCCGACTTCAATAAGATTATTTTGATCAAACTTATACTGCACGAAGAGTTGCGCGATGGTGTAAGCATCACTGTACTCTCCATCAACATCGTTGTAATTCACCATCACTTCAGAATCTAACTTGAGCGCATCTTGAAAATAGGCAAATTTCACATCCCCTTCACTCGCATACGTCTTCATGCTCTCTTTATTTTTGGTATGAAACAGAGGCGAGTCTTCATTTAATCTTTGAAGCTTATTTTCACCTTTAAGGTAACCACTCAAAGTATAGGGTTTGACCTCGATGGCATCAAGGTCAAAATCGTAATCTCCTGCATTGCCTAAAACTGCTGCAAAAAGAATTACATGTAAAGGTTTCATCTATTTTCTAAACTCTTGAACTTTGCCGATATTTTCAATGGTAAAGAGTTCATCAGAGACATTGCGCTCTGTTATCTTTCCATAAACCATGATGGATTTGTAGCCTTTATAAAGTGGCGAATCCGTCTCAATCACCGCAGGTCTTACAATGCCCCCACCAAAGTCTTTCATCTCTTCATAGTAGAGCGTTTTTATAAGCATCCCCGTAGACGTATAACAGGCGATTTTTGTTGGTGTCACTGTTTTTTTATCCACATCCATCAACAATTTATCGTACGCAACCGTCTCATTTTTAGCTTTCAAATCTAAGACGATGATTGCCCCTTCATCTGTTTCACTTTTGATGTCATACTCAGCCGAGAAATCGAGTTGCATAATATCGCTGTTGTTAAATACGCCTCCTACCACACTTTGCATCGAAGTGATACGAATAGGTTTACCGACCTCAGGCAAATAAAGCCACATATTTTCATCCAATCTCAGTGTACTTCTGCCTTTTTCACTATCGGGCTGTAAGAACAACGAAACAATTTTATCTTTGCCTTTTTTGATCTGATACAGCAAAAACTCTTTTTTGCTCCCATCTGGCTCGATGTTAATGAGTTTTTTATAGCTATCCGCAGAACTAGGACTGAGCTTTTTATCCACTTGTTCTAAAATGCTTTCCGCTCCAAAGAGTGCTAGCGTTGTAAGTAAAAAAAGTATGATCTTCTTCATAGTACACTCCTAATAGGTACGTAAAGCTTCAACAGGATCAAGTCTTGAAGCTTTGATGGCGGGAGATATGGACGCGACGAGTGAGATAAAAATAACGATGATACTCACGCTAAGTATCTCATTTATCCCTAAACTCGGTGTTAAAATAAGACCGCTTTGTTGCCCAATGCTATAGGTAATTTTGACAATGTTGAGAAGATAAACAATTCCCAAAGATAAGATGCTTCCCACAACCGCCCCAAACACGCCTAGCATCAAGCCTTCACATAAAAAAAGTTTGACGATGGTCAAAGGCGGTGTGCCCATCGCTGCAATGGTTCCTATTTCTCTGACACGCTCAAACACACTCATGATCATCACATTGAGGATGGAGATAAGGACAATAGAGATAAGGATGATTTGAATCGAAATATTCATAACATCGATCATCTTAATGATGTTGTAAAACGGAGAAAGTTGTTGCCATGTATGAATTTCTAATGCAGGTTTGCCCTCTTTGTTGAGCTTTTCTAAAATAGGTTGAAGTGATTTTTCTGCATCTTTTAGCTTTTCTACATTTTTCAGTCTAATGACAATTTCGCTGACTTCGAGTTCATTATTCATACGAAGTGCCTTCTTCGCATCTTCGATGTGAATGTACCCATCACGTCCTCCAGGGCCCATGACTTGCCCCACGATACCTGCAACTTTAAGGTTAATGCCATTGACGGAGCCATTTTTGTTATTGGCAACCAAGACGATGGTATCGCCTATTTTTACATCCATACCTTTAATCAGCAGTTCAGGAACGATGATTTCGCCTGGTTTAAAGGTACCATTCATATCCGAAATTCGACTTTCAAGGAGTGGCAACGTTGGAAATTCATCTTTAGGATTAATCGCATTCAGTCTGATGTTGGTCGTACTGGTGAAGTTTGAAAACATTGCACCAAACTTTATGCGGTAAGAGTAACTCTGCACATAAGGGTTAGACGTTAACGTTGATTCGATAAATTCTAACATTTTGGCATTGAGGTTTTTATCGAGAGGGAGGTTATCGACAGAAGCCACATACCCTTTTTTGTGTATCTGAATATGCCCCATTAAAGAATCGGTAATCTGCCCAACCGTGTAACTTTTAAAGCTTCCTGACATCGCTGTGTAGATAAGCACAAAGATGACACCTATTGTAATAAGTGAAGCCGTTAAAAGCGTTCTTCGATAGTTTCGTTTGAGATTTCGATAGGAAATTTTAAGGATATTGTTCATTTGTTCATCCTTTGATCTGCTACAATTTCACCATCAACAAGGGTGATAAGTCTGTCCACATTCGAGACTATTTTTTCATCATGGGTTGCAAA
Above is a genomic segment from Sulfurospirillum halorespirans DSM 13726 containing:
- a CDS encoding arsenic transporter — its product is MILASLLFLTTLVFVIWQPKGLQIGTTAVLGAVIALVVGVVSFADVLVVTSIVWDATLAFIGIIILSMVLDEIGFFEWCAIQMAKLSGGNGHLMFVYSILLGSFISALFANDGAALILTPILLAQMRILKLGAKAIIAFLLAGGFISDSASLPFVFSNLTNIVTANYFHIGFAEYLSVMFVPYVASTLISIVFLWLFLRKDIVARVDLSLLKHPDEVLKSKPLFYLSWLFLALLLGSYFVGDAYHLPISVFALGGALLFLLIANAFKVVHPRRIITSAPWQVVWFSIGLYIVVYGLKNAGLTEHLTIILKDLNTRGDTIAIIGTGFISAFLSAVMNNMPTVMIMDIALHDIPNTALAYANIIGCNLGPKMTPFGSLATLLWLHVLAQKGVKISFWQYSKFGLIITPPVLLLVLLTL
- a CDS encoding arsenate reductase ArsC; the protein is MMIKVLFVCIHNSARSQMAEELLRKYGGEKFNAQSAGLEPGIVNPLAVEILKEEGIDIANKQTQSVFDLFKNGKLFHYVVTVCDEGNSERCPIFPGQTSRIHWSFKDPSQFMGTYEENLAQTRVVKEEIKAAVLAFIEMAETHY
- a CDS encoding arsenate reductase (azurin) small subunit; translated protein: MEIVEVQQTRREFFKFSALGLGAVVATPALIAGDAHPSMSVYGGYTKNRVGSLAQLKKAGELDFSYPDESALCKAVYVNNEVKAYSIICTHKGCPTIYNKQKAMFECPCHFTKYDAKNNGQMVIGQATGALPRVLLEISGDDIFAIGVDGLIFGRINNTVG
- a CDS encoding arsenate reductase (azurin) large subunit; protein product: MALTLNDRLPIPHKNAEVKNVTCEFCIVGCGYKSYKWPLGTEGTYKDNALGIDLSQQQPTYGDWCSERMFNTITDRDGKKYNLMVIPDKTCVVNVGQNSVRGGMMGVSTFNVASATRDRLKEPQVFRGGMLMESSWEEATTIIAKVYKKIIDNDGADEISHKTFDHGGGGGGFENTWGTGKLFHSAIGTTSASIHNRPAYNSEVHSSREMGVGELNSSYYDTSISDTMLVIGCNPYECQTNLFNIHMQANLDGSTLEDKKREYDKGESLGKGKIIFIDPRRTASITNSIAIAGKENVLHLQIKPAQDITLMNALVSYIIEQGWEAKEFIKNHTENFDAMYKVNKVSLEYASSITNISVADIKKAAEWIAKPKPSGHRPRNAIYYEKGIIWGIKNYENVASIVNLALLTHSVGRVGTGVCRAGGHQEGYTRPEYHGPSRQNLAVIDTDIIQGKYLVYSIWGTNPFGQSIATQRLRNAVNKRSQIVKDAINGYHGNNLDELCDIIYNACKSGGLFVVDIDIYPTQSSERAHIVLPAATTMEMNLTSMSGERRMRLSEKVMDAPGTAKPDCLIAADIANALKAEYLKAGNKEMAKRFEGFEWKNEEDSFKDGFAGQGSKMASQGGPTGTLATYKLLRDAGNNGVQLPIVKVDNGKLLGTRLHYTDGKFGTKSGRATFLPTPQPAMPKQVAKQVKRYKYWVNTGRINEVWQSNYHTGRLEFTAKRWPMAPLEVHPSDAKELGITSGDIVQLNNDYGSTRAIAIVTDAVRKGEVFGAFGFQNSIINDLCTDYVDPDTKIPFYKGTAANIVKVGRSEGLIKDMTFLERA
- a CDS encoding outer membrane lipoprotein-sorting protein, which codes for MKKIILFLLTTLALFGAESILEQVDKKLSPSSADSYKKLINIEPDGSKKEFLLYQIKKGKDKIVSLFLQPDSEKGRSTLRLDENMWLYLPEVGKPIRITSMQSVVGGVFNNSDIMQLDFSAEYDIKSETDEGAIIVLDLKAKNETVAYDKLLMDVDKKTVTPTKIACYTSTGMLIKTLYYEEMKDFGGGIVRPAVIETDSPLYKGYKSIMVYGKITERNVSDELFTIENIGKVQEFRK
- a CDS encoding ABC transporter permease codes for the protein MNNILKISYRNLKRNYRRTLLTASLITIGVIFVLIYTAMSGSFKSYTVGQITDSLMGHIQIHKKGYVASVDNLPLDKNLNAKMLEFIESTLTSNPYVQSYSYRIKFGAMFSNFTSTTNIRLNAINPKDEFPTLPLLESRISDMNGTFKPGEIIVPELLIKGMDVKIGDTIVLVANNKNGSVNGINLKVAGIVGQVMGPGGRDGYIHIEDAKKALRMNNELEVSEIVIRLKNVEKLKDAEKSLQPILEKLNKEGKPALEIHTWQQLSPFYNIIKMIDVMNISIQIILISIVLISILNVMIMSVFERVREIGTIAAMGTPPLTIVKLFLCEGLMLGVFGAVVGSILSLGIVYLLNIVKITYSIGQQSGLILTPSLGINEILSVSIIVIFISLVASISPAIKASRLDPVEALRTY